In the genome of Trypanosoma brucei gambiense DAL972 chromosome 11, complete sequence, the window TGAAGATCTACGTTTACACACCGTCGTTCCAGGCGGTTATGCTCAGTTTCTGCACGACTTCCTTTCGTCATGTGCCAGAAAGGGCGATCAAAGTAACGACTACCAATTCACCCTTAAACTTCTCGGTGTGGCCCTGCACAGGGACTTCAAGAGGGCGTTGAACTCATACGACGTGGCCAAAATGGCGACTGTAGTAAGCGGTGAGGTTCAGAGGCACGGCAGGTATTTGGAAGAAACGCAAAGGGGTGAACAGAAGGATCAAGGGGTTGTGCCTCCAAGAGACGAAATTAGTATGATGTTGCTTCGAGTTGTGGAGAGCCTTGTAGAACAAGTGCAGTTCTTTTACAATACTTCTTGGTCATGTCGAAACCAAGTCGGTAACACTGGCAATCGTGTCGACCAAGTGGTCATTGGTGCTGTGTGGGGAGCGGTGCAGAAGTTGGTTTGCACTCTTCCCGTAGAACCAACAAAGGTGAAGGCGCTGATGGAAATGCTGGTCGGACTGACCAGCGACACGGCTGGTGATCTTCAGAGCGTATGGTCGTGGGTGTTCTACTCCATGAGTATGTGTGCGCGCACCCCTGTGTTTACAGAAGAGCTTAGTCAGGCGGCTAAGAAGGTTGTGAAGGAATCTTCCATTCTTCGGAACGGAGATCACATGTTTGAACGCCATCCGTTCTCAATGCGATCTGCCGTCCAGGCCCTCTACGCGGTTGCGTTGTGGGTGCCGGATGGGGTGACAAAAAAGGGtgcaggagaaaaacaaatcaaTGAAGGTCATCCTACTCACTGGGGTCCTGCGCAGTTGCTAGCGGATAAACTGGTGAAGCATCTGGAGCAGTGCCGCTACAAGGAATATCTCGCGGATGACCTACCAATGCTTCTTCGAGCTCTTGTCAACCTCACCGAAGCCGGCATCCTTGAGCCAAAAGAGCATTCGTCGGCGCTCAAGTTGGTTGAGAATGTGCTGTATTATATGAAAGGCTTACGCGATGATGGGTGGTGCCACAGGCATGGTATTAACGTTTGTTGCAGTCTTGTGTCACTTGGTGAGTATCTACTCGGCAACGAATTGGTGACAGACGTTGTCAAATATCTAGCGAGTGGAATGTCCGTTTCTGTTCCCGAGAACCTCGAAGAGCTCCGCCGACTATTGAGGTGCATGCTCTCACTTAAGCATAGCGTCCCTCCTGCCGCAACCGATGCAACGACGGGCCTCAGCAGTAGTTCTGTAACACTTTTTAAAGCCGTCGCTGACTGCATCCTTCCAGTTGTGGTAGAAACAGTGCAGCGCATCTGTGGTGCCAGTAAGAGTAATAGCACGGGAAAGAATATTTCTCTCGCTCTCAGCGTTACTGAGCTCGCTTCCAAACTTGGAGCCACTCTAACATTCACGTTTTCTGCCAACAAAGTCGGCGAAATCGTTGCCAACGGTGATTTATGCTCGTCACGAACGGTCGTTGAGCTAAACGTCCCCGCTCTACTTGAAAAGGTTCAGATGACAGCAGCAGATTCAGCACATATGCTTTACTTGATTAGCTTTGCTTTGAGTAGTGTAACCGTCTCTCAGAAAATGTGCAGAGAGTCCAAATCGTGCATACTACGGCTTCGTCAGGCCGCCATTAGCGATAAACCACCAGGTAGCATGCGCGTGGAGACCTTAGTGCACCTACTTCGAGCAAATGCTAAGCTGCCAGTGTCTAAGATTCTGTTTGATGAAAGGGATCTCCTGACCATAATGGAGGCTGTGTGTTACCATCTAACGTCCTATCGCGAAAAAACAGCGGTGTTGAAACGTGGCGGAGATGCGGAAAGGGTCGTGCACGCGCTGGTCTACTCGCAGGTGCTTCTGCGGCTGAAGCGTACCCTGAAGAGTTACGCAGGTTTGATGGAGACAGTGAGTGACATACTCAGTAAGATGGAAGCGGAGCAAACGGAAACGCCCGAGACATTGTTTCAGCTGCGTCTGTTATGTGATGCTGGGGAGATTGTGTGGTGACATGGAACACAATTAAAATCCGGCTACTGTGCCATCATAGATGCGTAAGAATAAAGGGGGTTTGGGACACCTGCAGGTACGTGCGCACAAGtcacttctgtttttttaaaaacttacTTCGTTCGGGCCCCCGTGCCGTCCCTTCCTTAATGTCTTATTCATACAACCGCTTTTATTTCACCTGAACTTCACGTCATGCACTTGCTGCTATTTGTTTACCGCTTTTTCCCCCTAAACGTGGAGTCCTTCAGCAGAAGGGAATTGAGGGGGGGGCTGGGGCAGTTTCTTTACCGACCCCAAAATAACCTAACGAGGaacgagaaaaaggaaaagagaaggaagtaaaaCCTTAACTGCAACGAAGCACGGTGCTACTGAGCAGAAAGAACAAGTTATTGTCACcacactttcttctttttttttccggatAATGTCAAGTTCGCGAAAACGCCCCCGCGAGAGTGGTGTTGGTGATTTACACATCACTGTCGAGGCCCAACAAGCAGACGGTATTCCCCCCACAGCTTGTGCCCGACATCTTTCGTTGCTTTTGCAGCAGCGtcaacagcagcggctgcGACTTGCCGCggcccctctttctttcagcTATGCACCCGTCACTGTTCTTTCGCCATGGCAGCGGGTGACTCTGTCCTCTTTCCAGCGTCTGCACGGCAGTGAACAGGATGAACGTCACGCCGTCGGCCTCCGCCGCGCGCTCCAGCGGGATCTCGGGCGATACATGGAGGACACGAAACGCCGCGAAGAGCGCATTCGAGCGGAGCAACGGGAGGCACGTGCAAGGCTTGGGGGTAGACTCTCCACCGCTGTGGGGAAATTGTGGTCGAGGCGTGGGGACATTTTCCAGCAGCTCCTGGCGGTCGAGTTTGACGAGGTGAAACAACGTCGGGCGGAGCAACGGCAGGAAGATCTGTTGCGGGAAGCTGAAAACCTCACTCGCACGCTCTTGGAAAGCATCTTTTCCGATGTGAAGTGTAACGATAAAGATGATGGGGGGAGAGGTGGGAACATCAGTGAAAATGTGGTTGCACTTCTGGAGGGCGGGgatgaaacaaatataagCTGTGGTGCACAGCTGGAGACCTCACTGTCATTACTCGATACTCAAGGGGGCAACAGGCAGCTGCGTGACTATCAACGCTCCGCTCTCCGTTGGATGACAAACCTGTACAGCAGGGGGCTGAACGGTATTTTAGCTGATGAAATGGGGCTTGGGAAAACTATTCAGACAATTGCATTGCTTGCTTACTATGCTGAGTATAAGAACGACTGGGGACCTCACCTTATTGTCGTCCCCACAACGGTTGTGTTAAACTGGAAGGCGGAATTCCAGCGCTGGTGTCCGGGTCTTCAGGTCATTGTATATATGGgctcaaaaaaagaacgacATCGGGTGCGACAGGGGTGGATGCAGGAGGATGCATTTAATATTTGCATTACCTCCTACAACCAGGTGGTGAAAGACCGAGTGGTCTTTCGCCGGCGCCCATGGGGATTCCTCGTCCTTGATGAGGCGCATCAAGTTAAGAACTTTATGAGCAAAAAATGGCAATCTCTCTTTGACCTTCAGGTCGAATATCGGCTGCTGCTGACCGGCACGCCCCTACAAAACTCTATAATGGAGCTTTGGTCTCTTTTTCACCTGCTCCTTCCGTCCGCATCGGCGTTTAGCTCCGATCAGGAGTTTCGTGAGTGGTTCAGTAATCCCATGGAGGAAATGGTCACGGGGCGCGCCGCCCTCAACGAAGGTATCGTGCGTCGGCTGCAGGCTTTGCTTCGACCTTTCATGCTTCGACGACTGAAAAAGGACGTGGAGGCACAGCTACCCTCCAAGACGGAGAAGGTCGTCATGTGCCGACTATCACGGCGACAGCGAATGCTCTACGATGATTATATGCAGCTGGCAGAAACGCGTGAGCGAATTAGCGGTGGGGCGCGCGGCGTATTGGGAGTTTTATTGGCACTCCGTAAGGTCTGCAATCACCCAGATATGTTTGAGGAGCGGCGAACCGTTACGCCAATGGCCTTAGACCATCAAAGTGAGATTGTGATTGAAGTCCCACGAGATGTCCTGCTTCGTGGAAATAACTACAGCGGCTGTTACAGGTTTCAGAAGTGGAGGTTATGCATCGACGATGTATCCCTCCCTTCCCAAAGAGGAGAACCGCATGACGTGGCACGTGTGGAGGACGGCACCTTATTCGACGATTCCTGGTTACATTGCACCAAGTTGTATGTACTGACAGTAGATCATTGGTGGAGGATGCAAGAACAGGAAATCAGTCGGTACATCGCCAGATACTCGACTGATAACTTCCATTGGCCATCTGATGTGCCCCGGATCCCGCCAGGGAACGAAGGGTTGAGTGAAGACATCATGTCGGTGATACAGAGCTACGTAGAGGAAGAAATGATGACGACGGACCAACGCCGACGTATGACAACTGCCATACAGGTAGAGCGGTATCATAGAATGAGTGCTTCAGTGTGTGTAGGGTACCCAAATTGTCTTCACATTGCTCTCCCATTCCAGGAACAAGAGGATGTGCGATGGGGCGAAGGGAAATGTTGTGCTTTGTCGCACTTACCAAGGGGATTGAGGCCGACGTTGAGACAACGCGTCAACGCTGTTCTCCCCATAGCGTTTAAGGTTGCTGTCTACGTACCAGCCGCGGTAGCCGCTCGACCTCCGCGGTTGCACTGTCGTCTACCGGTGGCCCATTATCAGTCATTCCGCGCACACTGCCGAAGGAGCCTTGCTCCGTTGCTTGCCATAGCTTTACCTCCACCAGCTTCGCAATTTTCTCGTAAGACGAGTAATCGCGCAAACTTATTTGATGCTTCGCCCTTTCTTTACGAGCTTTGGCCACTCTACGTCCGTCGTTGCTTCAGCTTCCCAGACAGGCATCTGCTTATTCACGACTGTGGCAAACTGCAGTTCTTGAAACACTGCCTCAAGCAGCTGAGGCGGGAGGGGCATCGTATGCTTATATTCACACAGTTTGTTCACATGCTCAACATACTGGAACGCTTTTTAGCCCTTATCGGTTTGCCATACCTGCGTATTGATGGTAGCACGCAGCCGGAGCGGCGCCAGGCATACGTCGACTGGTTCAATGAAGATGAACGCATTACGTGCATGATTTTGTCCACCCGCTCGGGCGGCATCGGACTGAACCTGACAGGAGCGGATACGGTGATTTTCTACGACAGCGACTGGAACCCTACAATGGATCTCCAAGCGCAGGACCGTTGCCACCGCATAGGACAAACAAAGCCGGTGACAATATATCGGCTTATCAGTGAGCATACCGTGGAAGAGAGTATTTTGCAAAAGGCACGCGAGCGGAAGAAACTCAACAATGTGGTCATCCGTGGAGGGCAGTTCCATGCCATGGCAAACGTGGATGACGTCTATGAAGACACCAGTGCAGCCTTAGCTGCACTGTCGAATCCCGTGCAGTTGCGAAGCTTTTTCCACGATTTGGATGAAGACGCCACTGTCGTGGCGGACGACCCTCTTCCAGGCAACGGACACCAGGACAACGGTGGACGCTGTGACATTAAGGAAGGTAGCGGAACAGAAAACAACGAAGCAGTGGACATCCGTGTGGAAATGATGAGACTGGAGGATCAAGAGGATCGCGAGGCACAGCAGAAtgtggaggaggaactgCGCAAGCTTGAGGAGCAGAAGCGGAACGACGAAGAGGAACTTGGTGATGAAGATAAagatgaggaggatgaggatgaggacGGGCACCCACAGCAAAGGAGAGGcgaaggaagagaggaaggggaaatgaTGGCAGACCCGATGGTTGCCGTCAGCCTCATGTCGGGACGCGGATCGCCCGCTGTGCTCCAGAAACGACGTGACATATTGAGGCGTCAGCGGACTCCCCTCGACCAATTGCTGTCGCTGCAGTACGCTGTTTGCCACAACGTCGAAGCGCGACGGCGTTACGCTGGGTTGTGTGAAAGTTACGCACGGCAAGTAGGTGAAGATGAGTTGCCTCTATTTACGGAAACATTTAACTCGTAATTCcagcgaaggaaaaaggagagtgCCCGA includes:
- a CDS encoding ATP-dependent helicase, putative; this encodes MSSSRKRPRESGVGDLHITVEAQQADGIPPTACARHLSLLLQQRQQQRLRLAAAPLSFSYAPVTVLSPWQRVTLSSFQRLHGSEQDERHAVGLRRALQRDLGRYMEDTKRREERIRAEQREARARLGGRLSTAVGKLWSRRGDIFQQLLAVEFDEVKQRRAEQRQEDLLREAENLTRTLLESIFSDVKCNDKDDGGRGGNISENVVALLEGGDETNISCGAQLETSLSLLDTQGGNRQLRDYQRSALRWMTNLYSRGLNGILADEMGLGKTIQTIALLAYYAEYKNDWGPHLIVVPTTVVLNWKAEFQRWCPGLQVIVYMGSKKERHRVRQGWMQEDAFNICITSYNQVVKDRVVFRRRPWGFLVLDEAHQVKNFMSKKWQSLFDLQVEYRLLLTGTPLQNSIMELWSLFHLLLPSASAFSSDQEFREWFSNPMEEMVTGRAALNEGIVRRLQALLRPFMLRRLKKDVEAQLPSKTEKVVMCRLSRRQRMLYDDYMQLAETRERISGGARGVLGVLLALRKVCNHPDMFEERRTVTPMALDHQSEIVIEVPRDVLLRGNNYSGCYRFQKWRLCIDDVSLPSQRGEPHDVARVEDGTLFDDSWLHCTKLYVLTVDHWWRMQEQEISRYIARYSTDNFHWPSDVPRIPPGNEGLSEDIMSVIQSYVEEEMMTTDQRRRMTTAIQVERYHRMSASVCVGYPNCLHIALPFQEQEDVRWGEGKCCALSHLPRGLRPTLRQRVNAVLPIAFKVAVYVPAAVAARPPRLHCRLPVAHYQSFRAHCRRSLAPLLAIALPPPASQFSRKTSNRANLFDASPFLYELWPLYVRRCFSFPDRHLLIHDCGKLQFLKHCLKQLRREGHRMLIFTQFVHMLNILERFLALIGLPYLRIDGSTQPERRQAYVDWFNEDERITCMILSTRSGGIGLNLTGADTVIFYDSDWNPTMDLQAQDRCHRIGQTKPVTIYRLISEHTVEESILQKARERKKLNNVVIRGGQFHAMANVDDVYEDTSAALAALSNPVQLRSFFHDLDEDATVVADDPLPGNGHQDNGGRCDIKEGSGTENNEAVDIRVEMMRLEDQEDREAQQNVEEELRKLEEQKRNDEEELGDEDKDEEDEDEDGHPQQRRGEGREEGEMMADPMVAVSLMSGRGSPAVLQKRRDILRRQRTPLDQLLSLQYAVCHNVEARRRYAGLCESYARQVGEDELPLFTETFNS